The following is a genomic window from Engraulis encrasicolus isolate BLACKSEA-1 chromosome 13, IST_EnEncr_1.0, whole genome shotgun sequence.
TCTCCTCAGCCCCCTTAATTCCAAAGGGCTGTGATGCAGGCACAAGGTTAATGCAAATACTGGACTGTACACACAGGGCAACACAATCTCCAGCTAGCTGGCAGTACTGCAAGGCCACTCCAGACAGGCATGGGAACTCACACAAGTggagcattcaggccgactgagaaccgtgccggtgcccgttcccgcacctgatCGCGAACCGACCGGCGTGTTCACGccgcagatcttagcgttcgcaaTCCTTAAAGTTTGTTCGTAAtgtgaaccgaaaaatacttggtTTTCCTCCTcgaaccatgacgacaacgtgggcatcagcaggttcatctgggtaacacagtcacgtgtggaaaaagttcagaaCCCGGTATGAACAGgtggtaagcactttagtgccgaacgtaagtggtgcgggcaccggcaccgttcgggccggcctgaaaacagtaaagGAGTTCGTAATTCTTCTCCACAGCTCTCCTCTGCAACTACTGATAGATCCGCATTCTCTCTGTttccgtttctttttttctcatttcttttcatttcatttccctcctttctttctttacaaATGGATAAACCGTGCAGGCaggaaaaacaaaaaccaaataaAATCAAGAgcaaatgcaaaacaaaaacaaaacaaaatcacagaATGAAACACTGGTTTCGGGTTTTCTGGGTTGATGTGAAATCACTGATCCTGAAAGTctgaggaaggaggaaggggatttttttttttttttgcttttctttcttcttttcctttttgtgtgttgtgttgtggttctGGTTTTGTTCATAGTTCTTTGAGCAGTgatctgtaaataaataaaaccaagaGTCCCGGTGACGCTATCGGGTCACCTTCACAGTGAGCTGAGCAGCATCCGGACCTCCCCCATCGCATCTCATGACGTCGCATCACATCCCGCCTGCCACGTCAGGAGAGTGAACCCGCCCGTCGCATGCTAGTCAGAGGTCAGGGGTCATCTCACGCGCAGCCGTGACATCATCCACTCCAGGCCCTGGCACAACCTGTAGGGGGCCAGTGAAACACAAGCGAAATGTCAGGGATGTTGTACATTTTACAATTTACATAGTAGTGGCAGCTGTGGGCTAATGGTAAGGATAGGATAAGATAAGCCTTTATTGTCCCTTCTAGACAGAAATTTGCTTTCGGTACAGAGTGTCTGAGAATTCACATAAAAcatctttgtgatgtatcaagagccacggtatccaggtTAATGTCAGCATACAACCAAGAACGACCAACAGtattaactgtggacacaagaggaagctgtcCGAAAGGGATGTTCGGGTGCTAAACCGGActatccaaaataaataaaatcacagctgcccaaatcagggcacctcaactctcctgctTCCACCAGAACTATCCGCcaggagctccacagggtcagtAATATACACGGCTAGGCTGCTATAGCCAAACCTGTCTAAaaccaggtgtttcagtttcattgtccagcCTCTGTAGATAGCAAACTACATAGACAATGCTACACTCACAAACTTGCTTAGTGTGGTTATAGTAAATAGAGGCTGACAAAGGGAATTCAGAAGTGTCTTTCACGGTGTTTCAAGTTGACACAATTTAAGTGATTTTGTTGGAGGGTTAAAGTATTTTGAGTTGCCTTTAGTTTAGGTCCCAGAGTTCAATCCATGTCAGATAAACAGGAAGGCACTGCGATTATCACTGTGATTCTCTCAAACAAACAGCCCCAcctccctgccttcctccctccacctccctgtcTCCCTTCATCTGCTTGTCTCTCCGGCTATGCTTACATGGTAATGATCAAAACAGAAGATGATTAAGTGGCATTGGACGCACAAGGGAGATTGTCAGTGGAAACAACAAAATATTTAGTCAGAAGTGCCTTCCGTTAACATGGCAATCTCACCATATGGGGAGGGAGTGTACAGATTTTTGTTGTCTTCCCCGTCTTCCCCGATGCAAATAGCCTGGCCTTACCTTGTCGCGGTTCTTCTCTCAAACAGACCCACCTCTCTGCCATCCTCTTCTCTCAACTCTCATTATCTCTTCTCTTAACTACCCACTTCTCTCCACCCTCAGCCACTGTAGCCGTATGATATCAGTGATTCTCTCAAACAACCAGCAcccacctccccatctctcttctgctGTCCACCACCCTACAATCCCCATGCCCGTGCCCTTCAACCCTCCCTACAACCTCTGCTATGATTGGAGGCCAGCTGCATGGCCCAGCTACCATTATCCCCTATGGTGCAAGGCTAGACCGTCTTGTCAGGCAAATAGCATATTTGATCTTGTTTACTAGTCCAGTGCATTCATGTTAATTTTGGCCTTACCCCTCTCCAGTGAGGGCGCAGCAGGCCTGGATGTGCCACTGGTGGTCCTTCACCGAGGTGAGCTGCAGGCTCTGCGAGATCTCCGCCACCGTCATGCAGCCCTTCACGTCCTGCTTATTGGCAAAGATCAGCAGTCCCGCCTTCTTCAGGTCCTGGGTacacaagagagaagagatgcaCAGCATTTTTATTTAGAGTAGTAGACTAGTGTAGAGtgtttgattaaaaaaatatgTCTTTTTTTCAGAACCCaggggcgggattttgtgccttTTGTGCCTTTGTTATTGGATAGGATAGTAGAGAAAAGACGTAATGGTTGGGAGTGGGCAGGGTAGGGTAAGGAAAGGACCCACCCACCGGATTTGACAGCACACATTTAGACTTAATATCCACCTTTTACCAGGCAGCTGGataataaaaaaatgtatggTGTAGAGATAGGAATCGATTACATTTTGCTGGGTACAAGTTATTAAGTAGTTCTGCATATGGCTTCATTTCACTTTTCATTTCCATAGTGGGTTTTAAGTTTTGTGCTTCAAAGTATTCTTGACATTCTGAATTCATGTGAATGGCACATACATGCGGTCACAGTTACCCTACCCTTTGACCGGCAAAATTGAGCCAGTTCCTCCTCGAGTACGATAGAACATCAGTGCCAAATCTGAAGCATGCGTCTCAACAGACTCTGGCAGGTATCACTTTCATGAGAATGAAAAGATCACACATGTGGTCATGGTAACCTTGAATCTTGACCTCTCACCTTCAAAATCTAATCAGTTTCCCTTTCCatccaaattcaaaacaaatctgccTTGAGGCTTTTTGAATCATCACATTAGAGAACACAGACATAGGAGATGGACAAATGGATGAGCAACTCAAAAAGCGCAATGCCTCTTGCCACAGCTTCAGCATGTGCAGaagtataaaaaaaataattcactTTTTTAAAAGGTGGAATGTGCTAAGTATGAATTTGGCCTGAATTAAGTCAACATAAGCATGAAACTGCAGACCGTGAGGAATGTGATATTTTGCGGTCTTGCCCTGTGCCTAGGGGCTGGCACAGCTGAACCAAACAAATATGCGAAGTAATAAATACACAATGTTACATTATTGTAAACAGAAGCCGGTGAGATCCCAGGCtgttctcatgtgtgtgtgttgggtgggagaAGGGTTGTGTTGGAGCTCACAGAGCACACACAGTTAACCATTTCTCAACTTAAAAGTTAAGTTCAGGCACTCCCGTTAAGATTTGAAAAGGCTACTTCTGAAAATAAATGCAATAGAAGGAATGCAAAATCAAAAGCCGTTTTAGAGCCAACAAAACATTGCCCTGAAGTTGAACCCAAAAGAAGAAGTCTAAagggaactaaaaaaaaaaacagcaaagtaCATCAACAAAGTGGTTCTTGGAAATCTGACACCATTTTCATTACTCATGAACAATATGTCAAAATCATTATCAATTAAGCAACTATTTGGATTTGATTAAGCATCAACAATACATGTTTGTGAGTTGGATTAGGACActaccaaaaaaaagagagaatagtTTTAAGCAAGCCTGTTGCACAACAAACGCAAGAATGAAGACACTCCTTCagacgcgtgcgtgcgcacaaacacaaacacacacacacacacacacacagacacagacacagacacacacacacagacagacacagacagacagacacacggcgATTCAGCTTCCCCACTTACTTCATGTGCAAGCATTCTGTAGAGCTCTTCCCTGGTCACAGagatcctctctctgtctgtgctgtCAACCACCACGATCACAAACTACGGTGCCAAATCAACAAAGGGTAgggcaggaggggggggagtgacatagagagagaggttgtgaatAGGTGGAACAAAGGTGGTTGTGATTCAGTACACTGAGCATGCATAGCTTGGACACCAGCAAAGATCTTTGCAAAGATATGAATCAATCATGGTCGTTCATCGCCATGGTACTGGGTAGGGGCACAGTGGTATGGCTGGATCACGCGAGCAAACCTCTCTTAGAATCTATTTTCAACACTttgtgttgctatggtgatgatgaCACAGCATCTATACACAACAAGTCTGCTAAAGTGCAATGTTAGAGATCGCAGCTCATTTTTTACAGAATATGTGAATACAGACCTTTTATTTTTTGGGTgaagttatattacattacattgcacttagctgacgctttcatttatccaaagcaacttacaactattatttttcagggtattggttccagtccctggagcaatgcggggttaggtgccttgctcaagggcacttcagccatggatggagatgtagggtaggtcagggggggattcgaacagGTTTCCTAGGTTGCCACGGCTTCCCCACACAAGTTGCGCTTAAGACAATAAGCTAAAGCTAAAGCAATGTAGTAATTTCCTTTTTAAAATAATCCTTCAGCACATCAGTACAATACATCAAAATGGCAAAATTTGTGTTTCTTGAAATGGAGCCCTATAAGGTCCcggagaaaaataaataaaacgagGTCtcacctctgtgtttgtgtagtaGGTATTCCATGATGCTCGCAGGGACTCCTGGCCCCCAATGTcccacatgaggaaatgtgtgtTATTGACCACTATCTCTTCCACATTGCTGCCTATTGTTGGTGAGGTGTGCACCACCTCATTCATTGAgctgaaaagagaaagagaaaaaagaacataaGTGAGTCGTGACAAATGTTCAgggtattcttgtgtgtgtgtgtgtgtgtgtgtgtgtgtggtgtgtgtgtggtcaacctCTTCATCACAATATTTATTGCACTTTAATGGCCTACTTTGTTTTTTAACTGACAATAATCAGAAAAGGTCACATGTGTCTCACCTTTCACAAACCCATCTAACAGTAACAGTAAAACAAATATTTCCCCTCTTCTCACCTCCCCTTTGCTCTACAACCATTTCCTGCCTCGCCAAAGCCAGTCAGAAAGGAAGTCGGGGGCCAGTACTTACAACTGATAAAGAATGGTTGTCTTCCCTGCATTGTCCAGGCCCACAATGATGACCTTGTGCTCTGAAACAGAAGACATAAACAGAACAGGCTGAGTAACTTTATGACACATCTCATGAACCACATGTGCCCATGCCGCGAAACACAATGGGAGTTTCATAATGCCGATCACACTGCGCCAACAGTGATGAAATCATTTCCTTTCACTTGACTGATTCGGGTTCAGGTCAGGCTTAAagcattttctttttaatattctttatacaggacagcagagagaagacaggaaatggttTGGATAGAGAGGGGCGGGGCAAGGTTAGGAAATGATCCAGGCTGGAcacgaacctgggtccccatgggcaaaaGCCAGGCCAAGGCCTCCTAGAGATGCAACACCTTcaccgttgcttctagtcaggccaggagcaatacacatATCATCTCTGAGCTTTTGAAAAATTGGGAAATCCTCCCATTTTCtcgagaagc
Proteins encoded in this region:
- the arl5a gene encoding ADP-ribosylation factor-like protein 5A, which gives rise to MGIIFTKLWRLFNHQEHKVIIVGLDNAGKTTILYQFSMNEVVHTSPTIGSNVEEIVVNNTHFLMWDIGGQESLRASWNTYYTNTEFVIVVVDSTDRERISVTREELYRMLAHEDLKKAGLLIFANKQDVKGCMTVAEISQSLQLTSVKDHQWHIQACCALTGEGLCQGLEWMMSRLRVR